From the Burkholderia ubonensis genome, one window contains:
- a CDS encoding MarR family winged helix-turn-helix transcriptional regulator: MSDSPSQSPVSPLSSYQINDSVGYLMSRVKSLMTNLVTQRTQGELGITGTQASMLFMIAVGKCSTAAELAREYGIDASAVTRLLDRVEKRGLLSRVRSIEDRRVVRLELTDEGRALAERLPAIFRSVLDQLLDGFTPEEVGFLKSMLRRILGNYCENAGNSIT, from the coding sequence ATGTCCGATTCTCCTTCTCAATCGCCCGTTTCGCCGCTGTCCTCGTACCAGATCAACGATAGCGTCGGCTATCTGATGTCGCGCGTGAAATCGCTGATGACCAACCTCGTCACGCAGCGCACGCAAGGAGAACTCGGCATCACCGGCACGCAGGCCAGCATGCTGTTCATGATCGCGGTCGGCAAATGCTCGACGGCCGCCGAACTCGCCCGCGAATACGGGATCGACGCGAGCGCGGTGACGCGCCTGCTCGACCGCGTCGAGAAGCGCGGCCTGCTGTCGCGTGTGCGCAGCATCGAGGACCGGCGCGTCGTGCGGCTCGAACTGACCGACGAAGGGCGCGCGCTCGCCGAACGCCTGCCGGCCATCTTCCGCAGCGTGCTCGACCAGCTGCTGGACGGCTTCACGCCGGAGGAAGTCGGCTTCCTGAAAAGTATGCTGCGCCGCATTCTCGGCAATTATTGCGAGAACGCGGGCAATAGCATCACGTAA
- a CDS encoding efflux transporter outer membrane subunit, whose protein sequence is MKSSPLSMRAGSYRSAIAAAVAALALTGCANYFGIKSDKQIAPASQFETAQSLPAQGGKWPSLDWATGFGDPQLPKLIDEALADNPSIAQAQARIAKASSYIESSRSTLLPKVEGSYSWNRQLYSSNALFPPPLGGQWYSENNALASASWDLDLWGKNRERLHTAVSQEKAAEADMQQARITLASSIARTYNSLAQLYALRDIAQREIVNRQTVGKITDGRVTAGLDTNVERQTARGNIATTQASLSDLDGQITSVRYQLAALLGKGPDRGLQIAAPVLNPGGAVVLPDNLPADLVSRRPDIVAARWQVEAAMHDVKEAKAEFYPDVNLAAGFGFDAFGWGKFLNFASRQAQFSPAVHLPIFDGGALRAQLKGRYADFDLSVANYNQTLISALNDVATQVASIRAIDRQMDDAQRALDASTKAYDLAVIRYKAGLSPQLQVLNADSNRLASEQTVTNLKMRRRDMQLALIKALGGGFDATGTRLAAPDAEQRTAQAKAAQQAAN, encoded by the coding sequence ATGAAATCCTCTCCGTTGTCCATGCGCGCCGGATCGTACCGGTCCGCCATCGCCGCCGCGGTCGCCGCGCTGGCGCTGACGGGCTGTGCGAACTACTTCGGCATCAAGAGCGACAAGCAGATCGCCCCGGCGTCGCAATTCGAAACCGCGCAGAGCCTGCCCGCCCAGGGCGGCAAGTGGCCGTCGCTCGACTGGGCCACCGGGTTCGGCGACCCGCAGCTGCCGAAGCTGATCGACGAGGCGCTCGCCGACAATCCGTCGATCGCGCAGGCGCAGGCGCGGATCGCGAAGGCGTCGTCGTACATCGAGTCGTCGCGCTCGACGCTGCTGCCGAAGGTCGAAGGCAGCTATTCGTGGAATCGCCAGCTGTATTCGAGCAACGCACTCTTCCCGCCGCCGCTGGGCGGCCAGTGGTACAGCGAGAACAACGCGCTCGCGAGCGCGTCGTGGGACCTCGATCTGTGGGGCAAGAACCGCGAGCGCCTGCACACCGCCGTGTCGCAGGAAAAGGCCGCCGAGGCCGACATGCAGCAGGCGCGCATCACGCTCGCGTCGTCGATCGCCCGCACCTACAACTCGCTCGCGCAGCTCTATGCGCTGCGCGACATCGCACAGCGCGAGATCGTCAACCGCCAGACGGTCGGCAAGATCACCGACGGCCGCGTGACGGCCGGCCTCGACACCAACGTCGAACGGCAGACCGCGCGCGGCAACATCGCGACGACCCAGGCGTCGCTGTCCGACCTCGACGGCCAGATCACGAGCGTGCGCTACCAGCTTGCCGCCCTGCTCGGCAAGGGGCCGGACCGCGGCCTGCAGATCGCCGCGCCGGTGCTGAATCCGGGCGGCGCCGTCGTGCTGCCCGACAACCTGCCCGCCGACCTCGTGTCGCGGCGCCCCGACATCGTCGCCGCGCGCTGGCAGGTCGAAGCCGCGATGCACGACGTGAAGGAAGCGAAAGCCGAGTTCTACCCCGACGTGAACCTCGCGGCGGGCTTCGGCTTCGATGCGTTCGGCTGGGGCAAATTCCTGAACTTCGCGAGCCGCCAGGCGCAGTTCAGCCCGGCGGTCCACCTGCCGATCTTCGACGGCGGCGCGCTGCGCGCGCAGCTCAAGGGCCGCTATGCGGACTTCGACCTGTCGGTCGCGAACTACAACCAGACACTGATCAGTGCACTGAACGACGTCGCGACGCAGGTCGCGTCGATCCGCGCGATCGATCGGCAGATGGACGACGCGCAGCGGGCGCTCGACGCGTCGACGAAGGCATACGACCTCGCGGTGATCCGCTACAAGGCCGGCCTGTCGCCGCAACTGCAGGTGCTGAACGCGGACAGCAACCGCCTCGCATCGGAACAGACCGTGACCAACCTGAAGATGCGACGGCGCGACATGCAGCTCGCGCTGATCAAGGCGCTCGGCGGCGGCTTCGACGCCACCGGCACCCGCCTCGCCGCACCCGATGCCGAACAGCGCACCGCGCAGGCCAAGGCCGCGCAACAGGCCGCGAACTGA
- a CDS encoding efflux RND transporter periplasmic adaptor subunit yields the protein MSDPQQNAASAQAQSNGKRKRMMTLLVAVIVIAAIAYGLYYFLVARFHESTDDAYVNGNVVQITPQVTGTVIAVKADDTQTVKAGDSLVLLDPADSQVALQQAEANLAQTVRQVRGLFVNDDQYRAQVVLRQSDLSRAEDDLRRRLAVAQTGAVSQEEISHARDAVKGAQASLDTAQQQLASNRALTANTTIASHPNVLAAAAKVRDAYLANARNTLPAPVTGYVAKRSVQVGQRVSPGTPLMSVVPLNAVWVDANFKEVQLNHMRIGQPVELTADIYGSSVVYHGKVIGFSAGTGSAFSLLPAQNATGNWIKVVQRLPVRIELDPKDLEKHPLRIGLSMQVDVNIKDESGNQLGNVQNTVYQTDVFAKYGDEANAEIARIVAENAGGNASAPAPAAAKQGSIAKMM from the coding sequence ATGAGCGACCCTCAACAGAACGCCGCCAGCGCCCAGGCGCAGAGTAACGGCAAGCGCAAGCGGATGATGACGCTGCTCGTCGCGGTCATCGTGATCGCGGCCATTGCCTACGGGCTGTACTACTTCCTCGTCGCGCGCTTCCACGAATCGACCGACGACGCCTACGTGAACGGCAACGTCGTGCAGATCACGCCGCAGGTCACGGGCACCGTGATCGCGGTGAAGGCCGACGACACGCAGACCGTCAAGGCCGGCGATTCGCTCGTGCTGCTCGACCCGGCCGATTCGCAGGTCGCGCTGCAGCAGGCCGAGGCGAACCTCGCGCAGACGGTGCGCCAGGTGCGCGGCCTGTTCGTCAACGACGACCAGTACCGTGCGCAGGTCGTGCTGCGCCAGTCGGACCTGTCGCGCGCCGAGGACGACCTGCGCCGCCGCCTTGCGGTCGCGCAGACCGGCGCCGTGTCGCAGGAAGAGATCTCGCACGCGCGTGACGCGGTAAAGGGCGCGCAGGCGTCGCTCGACACCGCGCAGCAGCAGCTCGCGTCGAACCGCGCGCTGACCGCGAACACGACGATCGCGTCGCACCCGAACGTGCTCGCCGCGGCCGCGAAGGTCCGCGACGCGTATCTCGCCAACGCGCGCAACACGCTGCCCGCGCCCGTCACCGGCTACGTCGCGAAGCGCTCGGTGCAGGTCGGCCAGCGCGTGTCGCCGGGTACGCCGCTGATGTCGGTCGTGCCGCTGAACGCGGTGTGGGTCGACGCGAACTTCAAGGAAGTCCAGCTCAACCACATGCGCATCGGCCAGCCGGTCGAGCTGACGGCCGACATCTACGGCTCGTCGGTCGTCTATCACGGCAAGGTCATCGGCTTCTCTGCCGGCACCGGCTCCGCGTTCTCGCTGCTGCCCGCGCAGAACGCGACCGGCAACTGGATCAAGGTCGTGCAGCGCCTGCCGGTGCGGATCGAGCTCGACCCGAAGGACCTCGAAAAGCACCCGCTGCGCATCGGCCTGTCGATGCAGGTCGACGTCAACATCAAGGACGAGAGCGGCAACCAGCTCGGCAACGTGCAGAACACGGTCTACCAGACCGACGTGTTCGCGAAGTACGGCGACGAAGCCAACGCCGAAATCGCGCGCATCGTTGCGGAGAACGCGGGCGGCAACGCTTCGGCCCCGGCGCCGGCCGCGGCGAAGCAAGGCAGCATCGCGAAGATGATGTAA
- a CDS encoding DHA2 family efflux MFS transporter permease subunit, with protein sequence MAQPPVSHPPLQGGQLLIGTIAVSLAVFMNVLDTSIANVAIPTISGDLGVSADQGTWVITSFAVANAISVPLTGWLTERFGQVRLFLASIILFVISSWMCGLSPTLPFLLVSRVIQGAVAGPMIPLSQALLLASYPRAKAPMALALWAMTTLIAPVAGPILGGWISDNYSWPWIFYVNIPVGIAAAIATWMIYRQRESVVRRAPIDGVGLALLVVWVGSLQIMLDKGKDLDWFASTTIIVLALTAVIAFAFFVVWELTAEHPVVDLSLFRIRNFTGGTVALSIGYGLYFGNLVLLPLWLQTQIGYTATDAGLVMAPVGLFAILLSPLTGKYLPRTDPRYISTASFLIFALCFWMRSRYTTGVDEWSLTLPTLVQGIAMAGFFIPLVSITLSGLPGHRIPAASGLSNFVRIMCGGIGTSIFQTAWDHRNNFHHAQLIEQANAYNPAFNQAVTQMGNLGLTQQQAHGLINNMATQQAAQLGVNDLFYISAAIFVLLIALIWITKPERAGGGDAGAAASAAH encoded by the coding sequence ATGGCACAGCCTCCTGTCTCTCACCCGCCCTTGCAGGGCGGGCAGCTCCTGATCGGGACGATCGCGGTGTCGCTCGCCGTGTTCATGAACGTGCTCGACACGTCGATCGCGAACGTCGCGATCCCGACCATCTCGGGCGATCTCGGCGTGTCGGCCGACCAGGGCACATGGGTCATCACGTCGTTCGCGGTCGCGAACGCGATCTCCGTGCCGCTGACGGGCTGGCTCACCGAGCGCTTCGGACAGGTTCGCCTGTTCCTCGCGTCGATCATCCTGTTCGTCATTTCGTCATGGATGTGCGGACTCTCGCCGACACTGCCGTTCCTGCTCGTGTCGCGCGTGATCCAGGGCGCCGTCGCGGGCCCGATGATTCCGCTGTCGCAGGCGCTGCTGCTCGCGAGCTACCCGCGCGCGAAGGCGCCGATGGCGCTCGCGCTCTGGGCGATGACGACGCTGATCGCCCCCGTCGCCGGTCCGATTCTCGGCGGATGGATTTCGGACAACTACTCGTGGCCCTGGATCTTCTACGTCAACATCCCGGTCGGCATCGCCGCCGCGATCGCGACGTGGATGATCTACCGCCAGCGGGAATCGGTCGTGCGCCGCGCGCCGATCGACGGCGTGGGTCTCGCCCTGCTGGTCGTCTGGGTCGGCTCGCTGCAGATCATGCTCGACAAGGGCAAGGATCTCGACTGGTTCGCGTCGACGACCATCATCGTGCTCGCGCTGACCGCCGTCATCGCGTTCGCGTTCTTCGTCGTCTGGGAGCTGACCGCCGAGCATCCGGTCGTCGACCTGTCGCTGTTCCGCATACGGAACTTCACCGGCGGCACGGTCGCGCTGTCGATCGGGTACGGCCTGTACTTCGGCAACCTCGTGCTGCTGCCGCTATGGCTGCAGACGCAGATCGGCTACACCGCGACCGACGCTGGCCTCGTGATGGCGCCGGTCGGGCTGTTCGCGATCCTGCTGTCGCCGCTCACCGGGAAGTACCTGCCGCGCACCGATCCCCGCTATATCTCGACTGCGTCGTTCCTGATCTTTGCGCTGTGCTTCTGGATGCGCTCCCGCTACACGACCGGCGTCGACGAATGGTCGCTGACGCTGCCGACGCTCGTGCAGGGCATCGCGATGGCCGGCTTCTTCATCCCGCTCGTATCGATCACGCTGTCCGGCCTGCCCGGCCACCGCATTCCCGCGGCGTCGGGCCTGTCGAACTTCGTGCGGATCATGTGCGGCGGCATCGGCACGTCGATCTTCCAGACCGCGTGGGATCACCGGAACAATTTCCATCACGCGCAGCTGATCGAGCAGGCGAATGCCTATAATCCGGCGTTCAACCAGGCCGTCACGCAGATGGGCAATCTCGGCCTGACCCAGCAGCAGGCGCATGGGCTGATCAACAACATGGCCACACAGCAGGCTGCACAGCTCGGCGTGAACGACCTGTTCTACATCTCGGCCGCGATCTTCGTGCTGCTGATCGCACTGATCTGGATCACGAAACCGGAACGCGCGGGCGGCGGCGACGCCGGTGCGGCGGCCTCGGCGGCGCACTGA
- the truB gene encoding tRNA pseudouridine(55) synthase TruB, with amino-acid sequence MTTAASQRPRVPRRALDGVLLLDKPVGLSSNDALIRAKRLYLAKKAGHTGTLDPLASGLLPLCFGEATKFSQDLLEADKTYEATMRLGVRTTTGDAEGEVLDTRPVECDRAAVEAALERFIGEIVQVPPMYSALKRDGKPLYEYARAGQTVEREGRNVTIHRLELLACELPDVTFRVTCSKGTYVRTLAEDLGEALGCGAHLTMLRRTGVGALTLDHAVTLDALSDADDAARGAWLQPVDALLSTFPMVRLDDACAKRFLHGQRLKLSEIARIDASEGERVRVYDATRLLGVARAANGVLAPERLVVTAA; translated from the coding sequence ATGACGACAGCAGCATCCCAACGTCCGCGCGTGCCCCGGCGCGCGCTGGACGGCGTCCTTCTGCTCGACAAGCCGGTCGGCCTGTCGAGCAACGATGCCCTGATTCGCGCGAAGCGTCTCTATCTCGCGAAGAAGGCCGGCCACACCGGCACGCTCGATCCGCTGGCCTCTGGCCTGTTGCCGCTATGCTTCGGCGAAGCGACGAAGTTCTCGCAGGACCTGCTCGAAGCCGACAAGACCTACGAGGCGACGATGCGCCTCGGCGTGCGCACCACGACCGGCGACGCGGAAGGCGAGGTGCTCGACACGCGGCCGGTCGAATGCGACCGGGCGGCCGTGGAAGCGGCGCTCGAGCGCTTCATCGGCGAAATCGTGCAGGTGCCGCCGATGTACTCTGCGCTCAAGCGCGACGGCAAGCCGCTCTACGAATATGCGCGGGCCGGCCAGACGGTCGAGCGCGAAGGGCGCAACGTCACGATCCACCGGCTCGAATTGCTCGCGTGCGAACTGCCCGACGTGACGTTCCGCGTGACCTGCAGTAAAGGCACGTATGTGCGCACGCTCGCGGAAGATCTTGGCGAGGCGCTCGGCTGCGGCGCGCACTTGACGATGCTGCGCCGCACCGGGGTCGGCGCATTGACGCTCGACCACGCGGTGACGCTCGATGCGCTGTCCGATGCCGACGATGCCGCGCGCGGCGCATGGCTTCAGCCGGTCGACGCGCTGCTGTCGACGTTTCCGATGGTGCGGCTCGACGATGCGTGCGCGAAGCGCTTCCTGCACGGCCAGCGCCTGAAGCTGTCGGAGATTGCGCGTATCGACGCGAGCGAAGGCGAGCGGGTGCGGGTCTACGATGCGACGCGGCTGCTTGGCGTGGCCCGCGCGGCGAACGGCGTGCTGGCGCCGGAACGGCTCGTCGTGACGGCAGCGTGA
- the rbfA gene encoding 30S ribosome-binding factor RbfA: MSRKRTSPNRNVQIADQIQRDLSELIMREVKDPRIGIVTIQSVELTPDYAHAKVYFTALTGDPEKTQEALNHASGHLHNLLFKRLHIHTVPTLHFHYDQTIEKAVEMSRLIKEANSTRALDDDETGTPAKED, translated from the coding sequence ATGTCCAGGAAACGTACTTCTCCCAATCGCAACGTGCAGATCGCCGACCAGATTCAGCGCGACCTGTCCGAACTCATCATGCGCGAGGTCAAGGACCCGCGCATCGGCATCGTGACCATCCAGAGCGTGGAACTCACGCCGGACTATGCGCACGCGAAGGTGTACTTCACCGCGCTCACCGGCGATCCGGAAAAGACGCAAGAGGCGCTGAACCACGCGTCCGGTCACCTGCACAACCTGCTGTTCAAGCGCCTGCACATCCATACGGTGCCGACGCTGCATTTCCACTACGATCAGACGATCGAGAAGGCCGTGGAGATGTCGCGCCTGATCAAGGAAGCGAACTCGACGCGCGCGCTGGACGACGACGAAACCGGCACGCCCGCCAAGGAAGATTGA
- the infB gene encoding translation initiation factor IF-2 — protein sequence MASNNVAQFAAELKMPAGVLLEQLQAAGVQKASEDDALSEADKARLLDHLRKSHGATDGDKRKITLTRKHTSEIKQSDATGKARTIQVEVRKKRTFVKRDDVGDVADQGQAQAAEADDDAELKRREEEARREAELLEKQAQELRERQERLEREEAERRAREEAAEAERRRAEEEAAKRAAAEAAAKQAAAQQAAAAEQEARSQSSQDDERAAAERAAQREAAKRAEDAAREAADKARAEQEEISKRRAAAEAEARAIREMMNTPRKAVVKAVEPPKPAEPAKPAEAKGTLHKPAKPEGAQARPAAKKPAGAAPATTQAPAGAGDRNKKPGAGKGGWQDDAAKRRGIKTRGDSSGGVDRGWRGGPKGRGRHQESASSFQAPTEPIVREVHVPETISVADLAHKMAIKASEVIKVMMKMGQMVTINQVLDQETAMIVVEELGHRAVAAKLDDPEALLVEGETGTDAEQLPRPPVVTVMGHVDHGKTSLLDYIRRAKVAAGEAGGITQHIGAYHVETPRGVVTFLDTPGHEAFTAMRARGAKATDIVILVVAADDGVMPQTKEAISHAKAGGVPIVVAINKIDKPEANPDRVKQELVAEGVVPEEYGGDSPFVPVSAKTGTGIDDLLENVLLQAEVLELKAPVEAPAKGIVIEAKLDKGKGPVATMLVQSGTLNRGDIVLAGTAYGRVRAMLDENGKPTKEAGPSIPVEIQGLSEVPGAGEEVIVLPDERKAREIALFRQGKFRDVKLAKQQAAKLESMLEQMGEGEVQNLPLIIKADVQGSQEALVQSLLKLSTSEVRVQIVHSAVGGISESDVNLATASKAVIIGFNTRADAQARKLAEANGVDIRYYNIIYDAVDEVKAAMSGMLAPEKREVVTGMVEVRQVFKVPKVGTVAGCMVTDGIVKRSSSVRVLRNNVVIFTGELESLKRFKDDVKEVKQGFECGMSVKNFNDVIEGDQFEVFEVTEVARTL from the coding sequence ATGGCGAGTAACAACGTAGCCCAATTTGCCGCGGAACTGAAAATGCCTGCTGGTGTGCTGCTCGAACAGCTGCAGGCAGCGGGCGTCCAGAAAGCGAGTGAAGACGATGCGCTGTCCGAGGCGGACAAGGCGCGTCTGCTCGATCATTTGCGCAAGTCGCACGGCGCGACCGACGGCGACAAGCGCAAGATCACGCTGACCCGCAAGCATACGTCGGAGATCAAGCAGTCCGACGCGACGGGCAAGGCTCGCACCATTCAGGTCGAGGTCCGCAAGAAGCGCACGTTCGTCAAGCGCGACGACGTGGGCGACGTCGCGGACCAGGGGCAGGCACAGGCCGCCGAAGCGGATGACGACGCGGAACTGAAGCGCCGCGAGGAAGAGGCGCGCCGCGAGGCCGAGCTGCTCGAGAAGCAGGCGCAGGAGCTGCGCGAGCGCCAGGAGCGCCTCGAGCGCGAGGAAGCGGAACGCCGCGCCCGCGAGGAAGCGGCCGAGGCGGAGCGCCGCCGCGCCGAGGAAGAGGCGGCAAAGCGCGCCGCAGCCGAAGCGGCGGCGAAGCAGGCTGCGGCCCAGCAGGCGGCAGCGGCCGAACAGGAAGCGCGCTCGCAGTCCTCGCAGGACGACGAGCGCGCGGCTGCCGAACGTGCGGCGCAGCGCGAAGCGGCGAAGCGGGCCGAGGATGCTGCACGCGAAGCGGCGGACAAGGCGCGCGCCGAGCAGGAAGAGATCAGCAAGCGCCGCGCGGCCGCCGAGGCGGAAGCGCGTGCGATCCGCGAGATGATGAACACGCCGCGCAAGGCCGTGGTCAAGGCTGTCGAACCGCCGAAGCCGGCGGAGCCGGCCAAGCCGGCCGAAGCGAAGGGCACGCTGCACAAGCCGGCGAAGCCGGAAGGCGCGCAGGCGCGTCCGGCGGCGAAGAAGCCGGCCGGCGCAGCGCCGGCGACGACGCAGGCGCCGGCTGGCGCGGGCGACCGCAACAAGAAGCCGGGCGCCGGCAAGGGCGGCTGGCAGGACGACGCAGCGAAGCGCCGCGGCATCAAGACGCGTGGCGACTCGAGCGGCGGCGTCGACCGCGGCTGGCGCGGCGGCCCGAAGGGGCGCGGCCGTCACCAGGAAAGCGCATCGTCGTTCCAGGCGCCGACCGAGCCGATCGTCCGTGAAGTGCATGTGCCGGAAACCATCTCGGTGGCGGACCTTGCGCACAAGATGGCAATCAAGGCCTCCGAAGTCATCAAGGTGATGATGAAGATGGGCCAGATGGTCACGATCAACCAGGTGCTGGACCAGGAAACCGCGATGATCGTCGTCGAGGAACTGGGCCACCGCGCGGTTGCGGCGAAGCTGGACGATCCGGAAGCACTGCTCGTCGAAGGCGAGACCGGTACCGATGCAGAGCAATTGCCGCGTCCGCCGGTCGTCACCGTGATGGGTCACGTCGACCACGGCAAGACCTCGCTGCTCGACTACATCCGCCGCGCGAAGGTCGCAGCGGGCGAAGCGGGCGGCATTACGCAGCACATCGGCGCGTATCACGTCGAAACGCCGCGCGGTGTCGTCACGTTCCTGGATACCCCGGGCCACGAGGCGTTCACGGCAATGCGTGCGCGTGGTGCGAAGGCGACCGACATCGTCATTCTGGTGGTGGCGGCCGACGACGGCGTGATGCCGCAGACGAAGGAAGCCATCTCGCACGCGAAGGCGGGCGGGGTGCCGATCGTCGTCGCGATCAACAAGATCGACAAGCCGGAAGCGAACCCGGACCGCGTGAAGCAGGAACTGGTCGCCGAAGGCGTCGTGCCGGAAGAATACGGCGGCGATTCGCCGTTCGTGCCGGTGTCGGCAAAGACGGGCACGGGCATCGACGATCTGCTCGAGAACGTGCTGCTGCAGGCCGAGGTGCTGGAACTGAAGGCACCGGTCGAGGCGCCGGCCAAGGGCATCGTGATCGAAGCGAAGCTCGACAAGGGCAAGGGCCCGGTCGCGACGATGCTGGTGCAGTCCGGTACGCTGAACCGCGGCGACATCGTGCTCGCGGGCACCGCTTACGGCCGCGTTCGTGCGATGCTCGACGAGAACGGCAAGCCGACGAAGGAAGCCGGCCCGTCGATCCCGGTCGAGATCCAGGGTCTGTCGGAAGTGCCGGGGGCAGGCGAGGAAGTGATCGTGCTGCCGGACGAGCGCAAGGCGCGTGAAATCGCGCTGTTCCGTCAGGGCAAGTTCCGCGACGTCAAGCTGGCGAAGCAGCAGGCGGCGAAGCTGGAAAGCATGCTCGAGCAGATGGGCGAAGGCGAAGTGCAGAACCTGCCGCTCATCATCAAGGCCGACGTGCAGGGTTCGCAGGAAGCGCTCGTGCAGTCGCTGCTCAAGCTGTCGACCAGCGAAGTGCGCGTGCAGATCGTGCACAGCGCGGTGGGCGGCATCAGCGAAAGCGACGTCAACCTGGCGACGGCATCGAAGGCGGTCATCATCGGCTTCAACACGCGTGCGGATGCGCAGGCGCGCAAGCTCGCGGAAGCCAATGGCGTCGACATCCGCTACTACAACATCATCTACGACGCCGTGGATGAGGTGAAGGCAGCGATGTCGGGCATGCTGGCGCCGGAGAAGCGCGAAGTCGTGACCGGCATGGTCGAGGTGCGCCAGGTGTTCAAGGTGCCGAAGGTCGGTACGGTCGCGGGCTGTATGGTCACGGACGGTATCGTCAAGCGTTCGTCGTCGGTTCGCGTGCTGCGCAACAACGTCGTGATCTTCACCGGCGAACTCGAGTCGCTGAAGCGCTTCAAGGACGACGTGAAGGAAGTCAAGCAAGGCTTCGAGTGCGGCATGTCGGTGAAGAACTTCAACGACGTCATCGAAGGCGACCAGTTCGAAGTCTTCGAAGTGACCGAAGTCGCGCGTACGCTGTAA
- the nusA gene encoding transcription termination factor NusA, with product MSREVLMLVDALAREKNVDKDVVLGALEAALASASKKLFDEGAEIRVHIDRESGEHETFRRWLVVPDEAGLQEPDREILLFEAREQKGDVEVGDYIEESVPSIEFGRIGAQAAKQVILQKVRDAEREQILNDYLERGEKIMTGTVKRLDKGNFIVESGRVEALLRRDQLIPKENLRVGDRVRAYIAKVDRTARGPQIELSRTAPEFLMKLFEMEVPEIEQGLLEIKAAARDPGVRAKIGVVAYDKRIDPIGTCVGIRGSRVQAVRNELGGENIDIVLWSEDPAQFVIGALAPAAVQSIVVDEEKHSMDVVVDENELAVAIGRSGQNVRLASELTGWQINIMTPDESAQKQGEERDRLRALFMARLDVDEEVADILIDEGFTSLEEIAYVPLNEMLEIEAFDEDTVHELRNRARDALLTMAIANEEKVENAALDLKSLDGITPELLSKLAEHGVATRDDLAELAVDELVDMTGVEEDAAKALIMKAREHWFQ from the coding sequence ATGAGTCGCGAAGTGTTGATGCTGGTGGATGCGCTGGCGCGCGAGAAAAACGTCGACAAGGATGTCGTGCTGGGCGCCCTCGAGGCGGCGCTCGCATCGGCTTCCAAGAAGCTGTTCGACGAAGGCGCCGAGATCCGCGTCCATATCGATCGCGAAAGCGGCGAGCACGAAACCTTCCGTCGCTGGCTCGTCGTGCCCGATGAAGCGGGCCTGCAGGAGCCGGATCGCGAGATCCTGCTGTTCGAGGCGCGCGAGCAGAAGGGCGACGTCGAAGTCGGCGACTACATCGAGGAGTCGGTGCCGTCGATCGAGTTCGGCCGCATCGGCGCGCAGGCTGCCAAGCAGGTGATCCTGCAGAAGGTGCGCGACGCGGAACGCGAGCAGATCCTGAACGACTACCTCGAACGCGGCGAAAAGATCATGACGGGCACGGTGAAGCGCCTCGACAAGGGCAACTTCATCGTCGAATCCGGTCGCGTCGAAGCGCTGCTGCGCCGCGACCAGCTGATCCCGAAGGAAAACCTGCGCGTGGGCGACCGCGTGCGCGCGTACATCGCGAAGGTCGACCGCACCGCGCGCGGCCCGCAGATCGAGCTGTCGCGCACCGCGCCGGAATTCCTGATGAAGCTGTTCGAGATGGAAGTGCCGGAGATCGAGCAGGGCCTGCTCGAGATCAAGGCGGCCGCGCGCGACCCGGGCGTGCGCGCGAAGATCGGCGTCGTCGCGTACGACAAGCGGATCGATCCGATCGGCACCTGCGTCGGCATTCGCGGTTCGCGCGTGCAGGCGGTGCGCAACGAGCTCGGTGGCGAAAACATCGACATCGTGCTATGGTCGGAAGATCCCGCCCAATTCGTGATCGGCGCGCTCGCGCCGGCAGCCGTTCAGTCGATCGTCGTCGATGAAGAAAAGCACTCGATGGACGTCGTCGTCGACGAGAACGAACTGGCCGTCGCGATCGGCCGCAGCGGTCAGAACGTTCGCCTTGCCAGCGAGCTGACCGGCTGGCAGATCAACATCATGACGCCGGACGAGTCCGCCCAGAAGCAGGGCGAAGAGCGCGACCGGCTGCGTGCCCTGTTCATGGCGCGTCTCGACGTCGACGAAGAAGTTGCCGACATCCTGATCGACGAAGGCTTCACGAGCCTTGAAGAGATCGCTTACGTGCCGCTCAACGAAATGCTCGAGATCGAGGCGTTCGACGAGGATACCGTGCACGAGCTGCGCAACCGCGCGCGCGACGCGCTGCTGACGATGGCGATCGCGAACGAAGAAAAGGTCGAAAACGCGGCGCTGGACCTGAAGAGCCTCGACGGCATCACGCCGGAGCTGCTCTCGAAGCTGGCCGAACACGGTGTGGCCACGCGCGATGATCTCGCCGAGCTGGCAGTGGATGAACTGGTCGACATGACCGGGGTGGAAGAGGATGCCGCTAAGGCGTTGATCATGAAAGCACGTGAACATTGGTTCCAGTGA